A genomic region of Pseudomonadota bacterium contains the following coding sequences:
- a CDS encoding tyrosine-type recombinase/integrase gives MGRSFNGNFENYLFVQRVADKTRKAYLQSVQGLELFHEQPAENLSNEQIQDYLIYCIQEKELAWSSCNVLFCGLKKYYSGYLGCDESEFSIPPRPRSRQLPMLLSPREVQSILLATGNLKHKSLLAIIYGSGLRVSEAVNLEPHHIESNRMMVRIEQSKGRKDRYTVLSQKSLDLLREYWRNYRPGKWLFFGRDKNVPMSIATAQRIFYNAKEKAGVTKGRGIHTLRHCFASHALEQGVEMYIIKRWLGHTSIRTTCGYLHLSPSHLAKVKSPLDDLYSEVTP, from the coding sequence ATGGGCAGATCATTTAATGGCAATTTTGAAAATTATCTTTTTGTTCAACGGGTGGCCGACAAGACCAGAAAAGCGTATTTGCAGTCGGTTCAGGGTTTGGAGCTTTTCCATGAGCAACCTGCCGAAAATTTGAGTAACGAGCAAATTCAGGATTACCTGATCTATTGCATTCAGGAAAAAGAGCTGGCCTGGTCAAGCTGTAATGTTCTGTTTTGTGGCCTGAAGAAGTATTATTCAGGGTATCTTGGCTGTGATGAGTCTGAATTCTCTATCCCTCCGCGTCCCCGCTCCCGGCAACTGCCGATGTTGTTAAGTCCCCGGGAAGTACAATCCATCCTGCTGGCTACGGGTAATCTCAAACATAAATCCTTACTGGCCATTATCTACGGTTCCGGCTTGCGTGTCAGTGAAGCGGTAAATCTTGAGCCGCATCATATCGAATCAAACCGTATGATGGTTCGGATTGAGCAGAGCAAAGGCCGGAAAGACCGCTATACGGTTTTATCCCAGAAATCTCTTGATCTGCTACGTGAATATTGGCGGAACTATCGGCCCGGAAAATGGCTCTTTTTCGGCAGAGACAAAAATGTGCCGATGTCAATCGCTACCGCTCAGAGGATTTTCTATAATGCCAAAGAAAAAGCCGGAGTAACCAAGGGGCGCGGCATCCATACCCTACGTCACTGTTTCGCTTCACATGCCCTTGAGCAGGGTGTCGAAATGTATATCATTAAACGCTGGCTCGGGCACACATCGATCAGAACAACCTGCGGCTACCTGCACCTGTCACCGTCACATCTGGCAAAGGTTAAAAGTCCCCTTGACGATCTTTATTCGGAGGTGACACCATGA